The Clostridia bacterium genome segment CGTCTAGGGGCTTTTCCTATTCCCGGGAGAGGGCTAAATTTAATTGTTTGGTTACGGTGACCCGGTTAAGTCCAGATAAAATTGCCAGCTCCTCATGGGTGGGATATTCCAGATCTAAGTCGGTAATTGTCGTTAAAATATATTGTAATTTTTGGGTACTTGTCCCAATTGTTTATATTAAACAAAAAGTACCCCAAAGTAATTTTACACTAACTGAGCACGCTAATGATTTGACTTGTTGGTCAGTTTGTTGTAATATATTTGGTACAGATATTTAATCCCCGATAGCTCAACGGTAGAGCATGCGGCTGTTAACCGCAGGGTTGTAGGTTCGAATCCTACTCGGGGAGCCAGAAAAAATCCCGGTTAAATTGGGTTTTTTTATAATAACGTGTAAAAGTGTAAAAAGGGGAGCAAAGAGCGGTTAATTGCGGTTAACCGCTCTTTTTTGTTGGGGAAGGTACTTGCATATTAAGGGAGTAAAATTGATATAATATAGCCAGAAGGTCAGAAAAGGTCAGGTGAAAAAATGAGTTTAGCCAGGCGAATTGAGGAATATTTAAAAAAATTATTGGCTGAGCAGCAGGTGATAGAAATACAGCGTAATGAATTGGCTGAGGTTTTTGAATGTGTGCCTTCACAAATAAATTATGTCTTAAGTACGAGATTTACTCCTTTACAGGGTTATTTTGTGGAAAGCAGACGTGGTGAGGGCGGCTATATTCGGATTGCCAAAATAGCTTGGAATTTATGGCCTCATTATTCCTTAAAAGAGATTTATCAAGAAATGGAATCGGGATTATCTCAAAGAGAAGCTGAGGGTATTTTAAAACGATTTTTTGAAGAGGGATTAATTACTGAACGGGAATATAAATTATTAGTCATGATTATTGATCGGGAAACATTATTTTTAGGTTTGCCGGAAAGAGATTTATTGCGGGCTAAAATTATGCAGGCGGTTTTAACCGGTTTGTGTCGTGAAGATTATTAAACGAAAGGGGAAAAAATAATGTTATGTGAGAGATGTCAAAAAAACCCGGCTAATGTGCATATTACACAATATATTAATGGGCAAAAAACCGAAAAGAATTTGTGTGATGAGTGTGCTCAATTGGAACAAGTAGGTATGAATTTCCCCAAAACACCTCTTTATGATCTTTTGGGAGTGTTTTTTAAAGAACCATTGGTTAAACAAAAAGAAATTCAAGTAGATGTCTGTCCCAATTGTGGAGTTTCCTATCGTCAAATTGCCAAATTGGGGAGAGCTGGTTGTAGTGTATGCTATGATCATTTTTCGGCTTATTTAGAGCCAGCTTTGCGAAAAATGCATGGGGCTACTGTACATCATGGTAAAATTCCTTTGAGATTGGGCAGCAGTTTACGTGTTGATCGTCAGATAAAAGCTTTAAAGGAACAATTAAAATTAGCGATAGAAAAAGAAGCTTATGAGCAAGCCGCAGTATTGCGGGATAAAATTAAGGAATTAGAAAAAAAGCATCAAGAAGGGTAGGTGTAGGTAAGTATGATTGAAAAAATTGTTACTCGACCGCAGAGTAGTTGGACAAAAGCAATAGGTCCTGAACATCATTTGGTTTTAAGTTCACGGATTCGTTTGGCACGTAATTTAGAGAAATTACCCATGCCTGC includes the following:
- a CDS encoding CtsR family transcriptional regulator: MSLARRIEEYLKKLLAEQQVIEIQRNELAEVFECVPSQINYVLSTRFTPLQGYFVESRRGEGGYIRIAKIAWNLWPHYSLKEIYQEMESGLSQREAEGILKRFFEEGLITEREYKLLVMIIDRETLFLGLPERDLLRAKIMQAVLTGLCREDY